A genomic window from Alphaproteobacteria bacterium includes:
- a CDS encoding glycosyltransferase — protein MAAQKIQIRDRLPKLGGKPSRAQRLRQQRQPGGTILLLAHELGHDLWSAALIDLAATVNRSGLSVILQTPGGPQSAEAERRGLQVVRQPLPANLWQRWRCARRMHDMIAEEKIGAVFGLTGQWLPTLLGLGKHHPPMALHCANPATEPAVRQQMENFVARDGHFVVPSDYMRRYCGKELGAAPNKIALVPPGMQAQLFDPAQMKPERAMELADLWRVPEQSTLILHIGPLAPGHGMETMLAALAQMQRRDFYVVMLGAREIAENEAAQLQKLVDHYNLHGKVFAPAPCNDWPAAFWMAHAAVAAGSMPLGQNPGLIAAQLMGRPLIVADNGANREFVVPGKTARLFPAGDSGMLAAHLQDVMGLPDDAYARIAAAGQNFARDAFPWQAWMDGMTAACRDLCKTALSRDMEAA, from the coding sequence ATGGCGGCACAAAAGATCCAGATCAGGGACAGGTTACCAAAGCTCGGCGGCAAACCTAGCAGAGCGCAGCGCCTGCGTCAGCAACGACAGCCGGGCGGCACGATTTTGCTGCTGGCGCACGAACTTGGCCACGATTTATGGAGCGCGGCGCTGATCGATCTGGCCGCCACCGTCAACCGCAGCGGCCTTTCCGTTATTTTGCAGACCCCCGGCGGCCCCCAATCGGCGGAAGCCGAGCGGCGCGGGCTGCAAGTGGTCCGCCAGCCCCTGCCTGCCAATTTGTGGCAACGCTGGCGCTGCGCACGGCGCATGCACGACATGATCGCGGAAGAAAAAATCGGCGCGGTTTTCGGCCTTACCGGGCAATGGCTGCCCACGCTGCTTGGGCTTGGCAAACATCACCCGCCGATGGCACTGCATTGCGCCAACCCCGCCACCGAACCCGCGGTCAGACAGCAAATGGAAAACTTTGTCGCACGCGACGGGCATTTCGTTGTGCCGTCCGATTACATGCGGCGCTATTGCGGCAAGGAACTGGGCGCGGCGCCGAACAAGATTGCGTTGGTCCCGCCCGGCATGCAAGCGCAGCTGTTCGATCCGGCGCAGATGAAGCCGGAGCGCGCGATGGAGCTGGCCGATCTTTGGCGCGTACCGGAACAATCGACCCTGATTTTGCATATCGGCCCGCTTGCGCCGGGCCATGGGATGGAAACGATGCTGGCGGCGCTGGCGCAAATGCAGCGTCGCGATTTTTACGTGGTGATGCTGGGCGCGCGCGAAATTGCCGAAAACGAAGCGGCGCAGCTGCAAAAACTGGTCGATCACTACAATCTGCACGGCAAGGTGTTCGCGCCCGCGCCCTGCAACGATTGGCCGGCGGCCTTCTGGATGGCGCATGCTGCAGTGGCGGCGGGCAGCATGCCGCTCGGGCAAAATCCCGGGCTGATCGCGGCGCAGCTTATGGGAAGGCCGCTGATCGTCGCCGATAATGGCGCGAACCGCGAATTCGTCGTGCCTGGAAAAACCGCGCGCCTGTTCCCGGCCGGAGATAGCGGCATGCTGGCCGCGCATTTGCAGGATGTGATGGGGCTGCCGGACGACGCCTACGCCCGCATCGCCGCCGCGGGCCAGAATTTCGCGCGCGATGCATTCCCGTGGCAAGCATGGATGGATGGCATGACCGCCGCATGCCGTGATTTGTGCAAGACCGCGCTCAGCCGCGATATGGAAGCCGCCTAG